The sequence GAGGGTGAAGAGGGCGGCATGCTGCTGCCGAAGATGCGGGACCGCCGCTTCGCCGTGCCGCTCCCCCGTCCGGACTTCTACCAGGTCGCCTACCTCGCGCCGAAGGGCGACGACCTGCGGAAGCAGGGCATCGAAGCCTTCCGGGAGAACGTGGCGCAGATCTGCCCCGAGTTCGCCGACCGGGTCCACGAGCTGAAGACGATGGACGACGTCAAGTTCCTCGACGTGCGGCTGAACCTGCTGCGCGCGTGGAACACCGACGGCCTGCTCTGCATCGGCGACGCGGCACACGCGATGTCCCCGATCGGCGGCGTGGGCATCAACCTCGCGGTGCAGGACGCGGTCGCGGCGGCGACGCTGCTGGCCGAGCCGCTGCGCCGGGGCCGTCCGACGAACGCCGACCTGGCGAAGGTGCGCTCGCGGCGGCTCGCGCCGACGCTGCTGGTGCAGGGGCTGCAGCGCCTGCTGCACCGGACCGTCGTGCGCGGCGTGATGAGCGGCAAGCGCAACGGCCCGCCGGAACCGCTGATCAAGGCGTTCGCGCGGTTCCCGCGGCTGTCGTACTTCCCGGCCCGGCTCCTCGGCCTCGGGCTGCGGCCGGAGCACGCTCCGGCGTTCGCCCGGCGGCCGATGGAGCCGGTGGCGCGGGACTAGACGTTCTCGACCGGGTTGGTCAGGGTGCCGATGCCTTCGATGGTGATCGAGACGCTCTGGCCACCCTCGATCGGGCCGACGCCCTCGGGCGTGCCGGTCAGGATGACGTCGCCGGGCAGCAGCGTCATCACGCCGGAGACGAACTCAACCAGCTCGGGGATCTTGTGGACCAGGTCGGACGTGCGGCCGTCCTGCTTGAGCTCGCCGTCGACCTCGGCCTTCAACGACAGGTCGGACGCGTCGAGCGACGTCTCGATCCACGGGCCGAGCGGGCAGAACGTGTCGAAGCCCTTGGCGCGGCCCCACTGGCCGTCGGACTTCTGCAGGTCGCGCGCGCTGACGTCGTTGGCGATCGTGTAGCCGAGGATCGCGCTCGCGGCGCGAGCGGCGGGCACGTTCTTCACCGGCTGGCCGATGACGATGGCCAGCTCGCCCTCGAAGTCGACCCGGCCAATGCCCGACGGGCGGCGGATCGGCGCGTTGGGGCCGACGACCGTGGTGGACGGCTTGAGGAACAGCATCGGGGCGCTGGGCACCTCGTTGCCGAATTCGGCCGCGTGCTTGGCGTAGTTCCGGCCGACGGCGATCACCTTCGACGGCAGGATCGGCGCGAGCAGCCGGACGTCGGCCAGCGGCCACCGCTTGCCGGTGAAGTTGGGGGTGCCGAACGGGTGCTCGGCGATTTCCAGGACCTGGGCGTCGTCACCGTCCCCTTCGACCGAAGCGAACGCGACACCACCGGGATGAGCAATACGGGCTAGGCGCACGCGGCCAGTCTACGTGCGCCCAGCGCGTGACTCAGGCCACGGTGCTGCTCTTGTGGACCAGCGCGTCGCAGAGGGCCAGCCAGCTGGCCTCGACGATGTTCCCGTGCACGCCGACGGTGGTCCACTCGCGTTCGCCGTCGGTGC is a genomic window of Amycolatopsis lexingtonensis containing:
- a CDS encoding fumarylacetoacetate hydrolase family protein; this encodes MRLARIAHPGGVAFASVEGDGDDAQVLEIAEHPFGTPNFTGKRWPLADVRLLAPILPSKVIAVGRNYAKHAAEFGNEVPSAPMLFLKPSTTVVGPNAPIRRPSGIGRVDFEGELAIVIGQPVKNVPAARAASAILGYTIANDVSARDLQKSDGQWGRAKGFDTFCPLGPWIETSLDASDLSLKAEVDGELKQDGRTSDLVHKIPELVEFVSGVMTLLPGDVILTGTPEGVGPIEGGQSVSITIEGIGTLTNPVENV
- a CDS encoding FAD-dependent oxidoreductase — encoded protein: MTERTSCVVIGGGPAGMVTGLLLARAGVEVTVLEKHADFLRDFRGDTVHPSTLTLLDELGLGERFHALPHSELTAAGFPQENGEMMKLADFTRLKVPHPYIAMVPQWDFLDLLAESARKEPTFVQRMETECTGLVREHGRIAGITYRTAAGETGEIRADLVIAADGRWSLARREAGLVPREYDCPFDVWWFRLSRHEGEEGGMLLPKMRDRRFAVPLPRPDFYQVAYLAPKGDDLRKQGIEAFRENVAQICPEFADRVHELKTMDDVKFLDVRLNLLRAWNTDGLLCIGDAAHAMSPIGGVGINLAVQDAVAAATLLAEPLRRGRPTNADLAKVRSRRLAPTLLVQGLQRLLHRTVVRGVMSGKRNGPPEPLIKAFARFPRLSYFPARLLGLGLRPEHAPAFARRPMEPVARD